The Gammaproteobacteria bacterium CG11_big_fil_rev_8_21_14_0_20_46_22 genome has a window encoding:
- a CDS encoding catalase translates to MTKKPQLTTTAGAPIGDNQNSLTAGERGPVLLQDYQLIEKLAHQNRERIPERVVHAKGWGAYGTLKITGDISQYTKAKVLQPGSQTPMLARFSTVAGELGAADAERDVRGFALKFYTEEGNWDLVGNNTPVFFVRDPYKFPDFIHTQKRHPKTNLRSPKAMWDFWSLSPESLHQVTILMSDRGIPASPMHMNGYGSHTYSLINEAGERFWVKFHFKTQQGHRHFTNAESGEVIGKTRESYQESLFGTIEQGDYPKWTVQVQIMPEADAHKTPYNPFDLTKVWPHSDYPVIEIGVLELNRNPDNYFAEIEQAAFSPSNVVPGISWSPDKMLQARVFSYADAHRYRLGTHYEALPVNAPKCPVHHYHKDGQMNFMGQQSGSPDAYYEPNSVNGPLEDARYKEPALALQGDAHRYAQKDGAGQELDDFTQPRALFQLFDEEQMARLFSNIADAMAGVPQEIVERQCQLFDKVDPAYGRGVREALKR, encoded by the coding sequence ATGACAAAAAAACCTCAGCTTACCACAACAGCCGGTGCGCCGATTGGCGATAATCAAAACTCACTCACTGCCGGTGAACGAGGCCCCGTTTTATTGCAAGATTATCAGTTGATTGAAAAGCTTGCGCATCAAAATCGTGAGCGCATTCCTGAGCGTGTGGTACATGCGAAAGGTTGGGGTGCCTATGGTACCTTGAAAATTACGGGTGATATTTCACAGTACACCAAAGCGAAAGTGCTGCAGCCAGGTAGCCAGACGCCGATGCTGGCGCGCTTTTCAACCGTAGCCGGCGAGTTGGGCGCGGCGGATGCTGAGCGCGATGTGCGCGGCTTTGCTTTAAAGTTTTACACAGAAGAGGGCAATTGGGATTTGGTGGGGAACAACACGCCCGTGTTTTTTGTTCGTGATCCGTATAAGTTTCCCGATTTTATTCACACACAAAAACGCCACCCTAAAACGAATTTACGCTCACCCAAAGCCATGTGGGATTTTTGGTCTTTATCGCCAGAGTCTTTGCATCAGGTGACTATTTTAATGTCTGATCGAGGCATACCCGCTTCACCCATGCACATGAACGGTTACGGTTCGCACACCTACTCCTTGATTAACGAGGCGGGCGAGCGATTCTGGGTGAAATTTCATTTTAAAACGCAGCAAGGTCATCGTCATTTTACGAATGCTGAATCTGGTGAGGTGATTGGTAAAACGCGAGAAAGTTATCAAGAAAGTTTATTCGGTACGATCGAACAGGGTGATTATCCGAAATGGACGGTGCAAGTGCAAATTATGCCGGAAGCGGATGCGCACAAAACACCGTACAATCCTTTTGACTTAACTAAAGTATGGCCGCACAGCGATTACCCGGTGATTGAGATTGGTGTGCTGGAGTTAAATCGTAACCCCGATAATTATTTTGCTGAAATTGAGCAAGCGGCATTCTCGCCGTCAAACGTGGTGCCAGGTATTTCCTGGTCGCCGGATAAAATGCTGCAAGCGAGGGTTTTTTCCTATGCCGATGCACATCGTTATCGTTTGGGCACGCACTATGAAGCCTTGCCCGTCAATGCGCCTAAATGCCCGGTGCATCACTACCATAAAGATGGGCAAATGAATTTCATGGGGCAGCAAAGCGGTTCACCCGACGCGTACTACGAGCCAAATTCAGTGAATGGTCCGCTTGAAGACGCACGTTACAAAGAGCCTGCCTTGGCTTTGCAAGGTGATGCACATCGTTATGCGCAAAAAGACGGCGCGGGTCAGGAGCTGGATGACTTCACGCAACCTCGTGCCTTGTTCCAATTGTTTGACGAAGAGCAAATGGCCCGGTTATTTTCAAACATTGCCGATGCCATGGCCGGTGTGCCGCA